In the genome of Paracoccus tegillarcae, one region contains:
- a CDS encoding phage head-tail joining protein produces the protein MDIDRMRALLSALQEARFSGLRSVSYDGKTLTYGSDAELAAAISDLEARIARVSGTARHRRWGTVATKGL, from the coding sequence ATGGACATCGACCGGATGCGGGCATTGCTGAGCGCGCTGCAGGAGGCCCGGTTCAGCGGGCTTCGTTCTGTCAGCTATGACGGCAAGACCCTGACCTATGGCTCGGACGCCGAACTGGCAGCTGCGATCAGCGATCTGGAAGCCCGGATTGCGCGTGTATCTGGCACCGCGCGCCATCGCCGCTGGGGCACTGTCGCGACCAAGGGGCTCTGA
- a CDS encoding phage portal protein produces MAFDGIRQRLGAIIGGFDAAQSHRRLRGFRASRAHVNTLIAGAGETITARARWLARNNGYASGAVEAFASNVVGDGIKPSSSIANAAQKEALQKLWLAWTDEADAEGLTDFYGLQRRAARELFLAGEVFLRLRPRRPEDGLSVPLQLQMLPSEMLPMDLNRELPGGGTIRQGIEFDRIGRRVAYHLLRRHPGDMTDPGLVGETVRVSANDIIHVLDPVEAGQLRGVSRFAPAIVKLFTLDLYDDAELERKKTAAMFAMFITSPAPETPLEPVEEDLEVEPGQVVRLDPGEDVSTPATPDSGATYEPFQYRTLLQIAAALGIPYPYLTGDAARGNFSNTRVALLDFRRRVSAIQHSVIVHQLCRPVWQRWLDLAVLSGAIDLPGYDRDRRSFQAVSWLPTRWDWVDPMKDASAEILQIEAGLKSRSQAISERGYDAEQVDREIAAERKREAALGLDFRRPGSPAQGPKGEAAGDGTDASDGKDDDDDPAADPDADDPDDDDDDAKPKEDR; encoded by the coding sequence ATGGCATTCGACGGCATCCGTCAGCGGCTGGGCGCGATCATCGGCGGGTTCGACGCCGCACAGTCGCATCGACGCCTGCGCGGCTTTCGGGCCTCCCGCGCGCATGTGAACACGCTGATCGCGGGCGCGGGCGAGACCATCACCGCGCGGGCCCGCTGGCTTGCGCGCAACAATGGCTACGCCAGCGGCGCGGTCGAGGCCTTCGCCAGCAATGTCGTCGGTGATGGGATCAAACCGTCCTCGTCGATTGCGAATGCGGCGCAGAAGGAGGCGCTGCAGAAACTCTGGCTTGCCTGGACCGACGAGGCCGATGCCGAAGGTCTGACAGATTTTTATGGCCTCCAGCGCCGCGCGGCCCGCGAGTTGTTTCTGGCGGGCGAGGTGTTTCTGCGGCTGCGCCCGCGCCGCCCCGAGGACGGGCTGTCGGTGCCGCTCCAGCTGCAGATGCTGCCCTCGGAGATGCTGCCGATGGATTTGAACCGCGAATTGCCGGGCGGTGGAACCATCCGTCAGGGCATCGAATTCGACCGGATCGGGCGCCGTGTGGCCTATCACCTGCTCCGCCGCCATCCAGGCGACATGACCGATCCGGGGCTGGTGGGCGAAACGGTCCGCGTGTCGGCCAACGATATCATTCACGTTCTCGACCCGGTCGAGGCCGGTCAGCTGCGCGGCGTGTCGCGTTTTGCACCGGCCATCGTCAAACTCTTCACGCTGGATCTCTATGACGATGCCGAGCTGGAGCGGAAGAAGACGGCGGCAATGTTCGCCATGTTCATCACCTCGCCCGCCCCGGAGACCCCGCTGGAACCGGTGGAAGAGGATCTGGAGGTGGAACCCGGTCAGGTCGTCCGTCTCGATCCCGGCGAAGATGTCTCGACGCCCGCCACACCGGATTCCGGCGCGACCTATGAGCCATTCCAATACCGCACCCTTCTACAGATCGCGGCGGCGCTGGGCATTCCCTACCCGTATCTGACCGGCGATGCGGCGCGCGGCAACTTTTCCAATACCCGCGTGGCGCTGCTGGATTTCAGGCGCCGTGTCTCGGCGATCCAGCACAGCGTGATCGTGCATCAGCTCTGCCGCCCGGTTTGGCAGCGCTGGCTGGATCTGGCGGTGCTGTCGGGCGCCATCGATCTGCCCGGCTATGACCGCGACCGGCGCAGCTTTCAGGCGGTCAGCTGGCTGCCGACGCGCTGGGACTGGGTCGATCCGATGAAGGACGCCTCGGCCGAGATCCTGCAGATCGAGGCCGGTCTCAAATCCCGCAGCCAGGCCATTTCCGAGCGCGGCTATGACGCCGAACAGGTGGATCGCGAGATCGCCGCCGAACGGAAACGCGAGGCGGCGCTGGGCCTCGACTTCCGCCGCCCGGGATCGCCCGCGCAAGGGCCGAAGGGTGAGGCGGCTGGCGATGGCACGGACGCCAGCGACGGCAAGGACGATGATGACGATCCTGCCGCCGACCCGGATGCCGATGACCCCGACGATGACGATGACGATGCAAAACCAAAGGAGGATCGTTGA
- a CDS encoding S49 family peptidase — translation MHHAQIAQRAFDTPLMIAPAKALAFLSGLGPRITGQEISFDGMGIAEPELSAARQTARASLIGGDLVQRRGDDADAPFPVIDGVAVIAIAGTLVHRGAWIGQSSGMTSYEGLAAQIDAAASDPAIRGIALEIDSFGGEVAGAFDLADRIRAARAKKPVHAFLAEHALSAGYALASQATRITLPRTGAAGSIGVITMHTDMSGMLAQKGVAVTLIHAGAQKADGNPYAALPEGIRDRLQSELEDLRILFAETVAAGRGARMTRDAALATEAAVFRGAAAIEAGLADAVADPRAAFRAFADSFGRPALPVGRPTKSPTLSPPHPKQEMIMSDQSDTDARTPDQQNPQAAAPSAAHAPTQPVAPTAEQAAAEPPAPGTAAAAAPHDATADAIRAEAAEVAAICAQAAKLGVALDAADAVRRGVSPDALRGQILDSLAARSDASGILASAPAPTNKPSPLVTAARKSADSAQR, via the coding sequence ATGCATCACGCCCAGATCGCCCAGCGCGCCTTCGACACCCCGCTGATGATTGCGCCTGCCAAGGCACTGGCCTTTCTCTCCGGTCTCGGACCCCGGATCACAGGGCAGGAGATCAGCTTTGATGGCATGGGAATCGCCGAACCTGAACTGTCGGCCGCGCGTCAGACGGCCCGCGCCTCGCTGATCGGCGGCGATCTGGTCCAGCGGCGTGGTGACGATGCCGACGCGCCCTTCCCGGTGATCGATGGGGTGGCGGTCATCGCCATCGCCGGAACGCTGGTCCATCGCGGCGCCTGGATCGGCCAGAGTTCGGGCATGACCTCCTATGAGGGTCTCGCCGCCCAGATCGACGCCGCCGCCAGCGATCCCGCCATTCGCGGCATCGCGCTGGAGATCGACAGTTTCGGTGGCGAGGTGGCCGGAGCCTTCGATCTCGCCGACCGCATCCGCGCGGCGCGGGCCAAAAAACCGGTTCATGCCTTTCTGGCCGAACATGCACTCTCGGCCGGTTACGCGCTTGCCTCACAGGCGACCCGCATCACCCTGCCCCGCACCGGGGCGGCAGGCAGCATCGGGGTCATCACCATGCACACCGACATGTCCGGCATGCTGGCCCAGAAGGGTGTGGCGGTTACGCTGATCCATGCCGGGGCCCAAAAGGCCGATGGCAATCCCTATGCCGCGCTGCCCGAAGGCATCCGCGACCGGCTGCAATCCGAACTGGAGGATCTGCGCATCCTCTTCGCGGAAACGGTGGCGGCAGGTCGCGGTGCCAGAATGACCAGAGACGCGGCGCTCGCCACCGAAGCGGCAGTGTTTCGCGGCGCTGCGGCCATTGAGGCCGGTCTCGCCGATGCCGTGGCCGATCCCCGTGCCGCGTTCCGCGCCTTTGCCGACAGTTTCGGCCGCCCGGCATTGCCGGTCGGACGACCGACGAAATCCCCGACCCTTTCACCACCCCACCCCAAACAGGAGATGATCATGAGTGATCAGTCGGATACCGATGCCCGGACGCCGGACCAGCAAAACCCGCAAGCCGCCGCCCCAAGCGCGGCCCACGCGCCGACGCAACCCGTCGCGCCGACGGCAGAGCAAGCGGCAGCGGAACCGCCCGCGCCCGGCACCGCAGCGGCTGCGGCCCCGCATGATGCCACCGCCGATGCCATCCGCGCCGAAGCTGCCGAAGTGGCCGCGATCTGCGCGCAGGCGGCAAAGCTGGGCGTCGCCCTGGACGCCGCCGATGCGGTGAGGCGCGGCGTGAGCCCCGATGCCCTGCGCGGCCAGATCCTCGACAGCCTCGCGGCCAGAAGCGATGCCAGCGGCATTCTGGCCAGCGCGCCCGCGCCGACAAACAAGCCGAGCCCGCTTGTCACTGCCGCC